In one Desulfoferula mesophila genomic region, the following are encoded:
- the rpsL gene encoding 30S ribosomal protein S12 gives MPTINQLVRKGREQQRKKKTTPALQNCPQKRGVCIRVYTTTPKKPNSALRKVARVRLTNGIEVSSYIPGEGHNLQEHSVVLIRGGRVKDLPGVRYHIIRGTLDAVGVADRRQGRSKYGAKRPK, from the coding sequence TTGCCGACCATCAACCAGCTCGTGCGCAAGGGGCGCGAGCAGCAGCGCAAAAAGAAGACTACGCCCGCGTTGCAGAATTGCCCCCAGAAGCGCGGTGTTTGCATCCGCGTTTACACCACCACCCCCAAGAAGCCCAACTCGGCGCTTCGTAAGGTGGCCAGGGTGAGGCTGACCAACGGCATCGAGGTGTCCAGCTACATCCCCGGTGAGGGGCACAACCTGCAGGAGCACTCGGTGGTGCTTATCCGCGGAGGCCGCGTAAAGGACCTTCCCGGTGTGCGCTACCACATCATCCGCGGCACCTTGGACGCGGTGGGCGTGGCGGATCGGCGTCAAGGCCGTTCCAAATACGGCGCCAAGCGTCCCAAGTAA
- the tuf gene encoding elongation factor Tu produces MAKAKFERNKPHCNVGTIGHIDHGKTTLTAAITKCLSTRGAADFVAFDEIDKAPEERERGITIATAHVEYETENRHYAHVDCPGHADYIKNMITGAAQMDGAILVVGADDGPMPQTREHILLARQVGVPAIVVFLNKTDMVDDEELIELVELELRELLDKYEFPGDDTPIVKGSALKALNCGCGKDDCPDCAPIFELMKAVDEFVPQPKREIDLPFLMPIEDVFSISGRGTVVTGRIERGQVKIGDEVEIVGIKDTIKTVCTGVEMFRKILDSGEAGDNIGALLRGVKRDDVERGQVLAKPGSIKPHTRFKAEVYVLSKEEGGRHTPFFNGYRPQFYFRTTDVTGVVELPEGVEMVMPGDNVAIEANLITPIAMEKELRFAIREGGRTVGAGVVSEIIE; encoded by the coding sequence ATGGCCAAGGCAAAGTTTGAGCGCAACAAGCCGCATTGTAACGTTGGCACGATTGGTCACATCGACCACGGCAAGACCACGTTGACGGCCGCGATTACCAAGTGCCTTTCCACCCGTGGGGCGGCCGACTTCGTGGCCTTCGACGAGATCGACAAGGCCCCGGAAGAGCGCGAGCGCGGCATCACCATCGCCACGGCGCACGTGGAGTACGAGACGGAGAACCGTCACTACGCTCACGTGGACTGCCCTGGCCACGCTGACTATATCAAGAACATGATCACCGGCGCGGCGCAGATGGACGGCGCGATCCTGGTGGTCGGCGCGGACGACGGCCCGATGCCCCAGACCCGCGAGCACATTCTTCTGGCTCGCCAGGTGGGCGTGCCGGCGATCGTGGTGTTCTTGAACAAGACGGACATGGTCGACGACGAGGAGCTCATCGAGCTGGTGGAGCTTGAGCTTCGCGAGCTTCTGGACAAGTACGAGTTCCCTGGCGACGACACCCCGATCGTCAAGGGCAGCGCCCTCAAAGCCCTTAACTGCGGCTGCGGCAAGGACGACTGCCCGGACTGCGCCCCGATCTTCGAGCTGATGAAGGCGGTGGACGAGTTCGTGCCCCAGCCCAAGCGCGAGATTGACCTTCCGTTCCTGATGCCCATCGAGGACGTTTTCTCGATTTCGGGCCGCGGCACGGTGGTGACCGGTCGTATCGAGCGCGGTCAGGTCAAGATCGGCGACGAAGTCGAGATCGTGGGCATCAAGGACACGATCAAGACGGTGTGCACCGGGGTTGAGATGTTCCGCAAGATCCTGGACTCTGGCGAGGCGGGCGACAACATCGGCGCGCTGCTGCGCGGCGTGAAGCGCGATGACGTGGAGCGCGGCCAGGTTTTGGCCAAGCCGGGCTCCATCAAGCCGCACACCCGCTTCAAGGCCGAGGTTTACGTGCTGAGCAAGGAGGAGGGTGGCCGTCACACTCCTTTCTTCAACGGCTATCGCCCCCAGTTCTACTTCCGGACCACCGACGTGACCGGAGTGGTGGAGCTTCCCGAGGGTGTGGAGATGGTGATGCCCGGTGACAACGTGGCCATCGAGGCCAACCTGATCACCCCGATCGCCATGGAAAAAGAGCTTCGCTTTGCCATCCGCGAGGGCGGCCGTACCGTCGGCGCCGGCGTGGTCAGCGAAATCATCGAGTAA
- the rpsJ gene encoding 30S ribosomal protein S10 yields the protein MQNQKIRIRLKAYDHKLLDQSAAEIVETARRTGAKVAGPIPLPTVINKFCVLRSPHIDKKSREQFEIRTHKRLLDILEPTQQTVDALMKLDLSAGVDVEIKL from the coding sequence ATCCAGAACCAGAAGATCCGCATTAGGCTCAAGGCCTACGATCATAAGCTGTTGGACCAGTCCGCGGCCGAGATCGTGGAGACCGCGCGCCGCACCGGGGCCAAGGTGGCCGGGCCTATCCCGCTGCCCACGGTGATAAACAAGTTCTGCGTACTGCGTTCCCCGCACATCGACAAGAAGAGCCGGGAGCAGTTCGAGATCCGCACCCACAAGCGCCTGCTTGACATCTTGGAGCCCACCCAGCAAACGGTGGACGCCCTGATGAAGCTGGACTTGAGCGCCGGTGTGGATGTGGAAATCAAGCTGTAA
- the rpsG gene encoding 30S ribosomal protein S7, whose amino-acid sequence MPRRREVPKRVIIPDPRYGSQKLARFINKLMLKGKKSTAERIMYGAMDIIADRTSEDPLKLFEKALDNARPMVEVKSRRVGGSTYQVPVEIRPERRQALAMRWLINYSRARGEKTMAERLAFELMDAASGRGTTVKKKEDTHRMAEANKAFAHYRW is encoded by the coding sequence ATGCCCAGGAGACGTGAAGTTCCCAAGCGGGTGATCATTCCCGACCCCCGCTATGGCAGCCAGAAGCTGGCCCGGTTCATAAACAAGCTCATGCTGAAGGGCAAAAAGTCCACGGCGGAGCGGATTATGTACGGAGCCATGGATATTATCGCCGATCGGACTAGCGAGGATCCTCTGAAGTTGTTCGAGAAGGCCTTGGACAACGCCCGCCCCATGGTCGAGGTGAAGTCCCGCCGGGTTGGCGGCTCCACCTATCAGGTGCCCGTGGAGATCCGGCCGGAGCGGCGTCAGGCCTTGGCCATGCGCTGGCTGATCAACTATTCGCGCGCCCGCGGCGAGAAGACCATGGCCGAGCGACTGGCCTTCGAGTTGATGGACGCGGCTAGCGGCCGCGGCACGACCGTGAAGAAGAAAGAAGACACCCACCGCATGGCCGAGGCCAACAAGGCCTTTGCCCATTACCGCTGGTAA
- the rpoC gene encoding DNA-directed RNA polymerase subunit beta' — translation MEDLYSYFAKPKDPLSFDAVQISLASPEKISAWSFGEVKKPETINYRTFKPERDGLFCAKIFGPTKDYECNCGKYKRMKHRGVVCEKCGVEVIQSKVRRERMGHIDLASSVAHIWFLKSLPSKVGNLLDLTLKELEKVLYFESYIMLDEGESGVAKGTMLPEDKYRQLIEEFGSRFRAGIGAEAVKEMLSELDLDKLWDELRVEMMETASEAKRKKLSKRLKVIDAFKNSINNPEWMIMDIIPVLPPDLRPLVPLDGGRFATSDLNDLYRRVINRNNRLRRLNELAAPDIIIRNEKRMLQEAVDVLFDNGRRGKTITGPNKRPLKSLSDMLKGKQGRFRQNLLGKRVDYSGRSVIVIGPDLRLHQCGLPKKMALELFKPFIYNRLEVKGLVTTIKGAKKMVERETAEVWDTLSEVVREYPVLLNRAPTLHRLGIQAFEPLLVEGKAIQLHPLVCQAYNADFDGDQMAVHIPLSIEAQIEARVLMMSTNNILSPANGQPIIVPNQDIVLGLYYMTRERPLVQGEGKIFSDEAEVIMAYDAGAVSLHAAIEVRIGGQRMRTTVGRVILSQVLPEELGFDAVNLVMDKKALKELVGKCYRTAGTKATVILSDRLKDMGYKFATKSGLSICVADMVIPHRKQEIIDQAMAEVQEIEKQYKDGIITDGEKYNKAVDIWAKATEDVAAEMMDEISTDVVSSPEGQEVTTDSFNPIYMMADSGARGSKDQMKQLAGMRGLMAKPSGEIIETPITANFREGLTVLQYFSSTHGARKGLADTALKTANSGYLTRRLVDVSQDAIVTEIDCGTIDGIEVEALREGGEVIQRVGERVLGRTALRDITDPLTDEVLIKAGDEIDETGVAMLEEAGVEKVDIRSVLTCESRRGVCSKCYGRDLAHSKPVDVGEAVGIIAAQSIGEPGTQLTMRTFHIGGAAAKAVEQSRVEARYPGNVKYINLSTVESEEGYRVVMNRNGELAIMGEGGRERERYKIPYGARLNYGDGDRVSAGDMVAQWDPYTSPILTDVNGEVKFGDILENVTMTERFDPVTGRSTKVTVESKNQDLRPRISIKMPGTSKTTDLGGGRGDARYLLPVGAIIMVAEEQTVKAGDVLARIPRETTKTKDITGGLPRVAELFEVRKPKECAVITEIDGVVGFGKQTKGKRKVTVTPEVGEEREYLIPKGKHVTVHEGDFVRAGEPLMDGSINPHDILRARDIKALARYLVDEVQEVYRLQGVKINDKHIEVIVRQMLRRVRVTDPGESNFLLGDQVEKWRFETENQRLITENLRPASAEPMLLGITKASLSTDSFISAASFQETTKVLTEAAIAGKVDELKGLKENVIMGRLVPAGTGLPQYRDIFIPHAEAPPSEMGVARFTDDEVLNSLSEESGGTGVEATLVPREISDGEVAG, via the coding sequence TTGGAAGATCTCTACAGCTACTTCGCCAAGCCCAAAGACCCCCTGAGCTTCGACGCCGTCCAGATTTCCCTGGCCAGCCCGGAGAAGATCAGCGCCTGGTCTTTCGGCGAGGTTAAAAAGCCCGAGACCATCAACTACCGCACCTTCAAGCCGGAACGGGACGGCCTGTTCTGCGCCAAGATATTCGGCCCCACCAAGGACTACGAGTGCAACTGCGGCAAGTACAAGCGCATGAAGCACCGCGGGGTGGTGTGCGAAAAGTGCGGCGTCGAGGTCATTCAATCCAAGGTGCGCCGCGAACGCATGGGCCATATCGACCTGGCCAGCAGCGTGGCCCACATCTGGTTCCTCAAGTCCCTGCCTTCCAAGGTGGGCAACCTGTTGGACCTGACCCTCAAGGAGCTGGAAAAGGTCCTGTACTTCGAGTCCTACATCATGCTCGACGAGGGTGAGAGCGGGGTAGCCAAGGGCACCATGCTGCCCGAGGACAAGTACCGCCAGCTCATCGAGGAGTTCGGCAGCCGATTCAGGGCCGGCATCGGCGCCGAGGCGGTCAAGGAGATGCTCTCCGAGCTGGACCTGGACAAGCTGTGGGACGAGCTCAGGGTCGAGATGATGGAGACCGCCAGCGAGGCCAAGCGCAAGAAGCTCTCCAAGCGGCTCAAGGTCATCGACGCCTTCAAGAACTCGATCAACAACCCCGAGTGGATGATCATGGACATCATCCCGGTGCTGCCCCCGGACCTCAGGCCCCTGGTGCCCCTGGACGGCGGCCGTTTCGCCACCAGCGACCTGAACGATCTGTACCGCCGGGTGATCAACCGCAACAACCGCCTGCGCCGCCTCAACGAGCTGGCCGCGCCGGACATCATCATCCGCAACGAAAAGCGCATGTTGCAAGAGGCGGTGGACGTTCTGTTCGACAACGGCCGCCGGGGCAAGACCATCACCGGCCCCAACAAGCGCCCGCTCAAGAGCCTGAGCGACATGCTCAAGGGCAAGCAGGGCCGCTTCCGCCAGAACCTGTTGGGCAAGCGCGTGGACTACTCCGGCCGTTCGGTCATCGTCATCGGCCCGGATCTCAGGCTGCACCAGTGCGGCCTGCCCAAGAAGATGGCCCTGGAGCTGTTCAAGCCCTTCATCTACAACCGCTTGGAGGTAAAGGGCCTGGTCACCACCATCAAGGGCGCCAAGAAGATGGTGGAGCGCGAGACCGCGGAGGTGTGGGACACCCTGAGCGAGGTGGTGCGCGAATACCCGGTGCTACTCAACCGCGCCCCCACCCTGCACCGGCTGGGCATCCAGGCCTTTGAGCCGCTGTTGGTGGAAGGCAAGGCCATCCAGCTTCACCCGCTGGTGTGCCAGGCCTACAACGCCGACTTCGACGGCGACCAGATGGCGGTGCACATTCCCCTGAGCATCGAGGCCCAGATCGAGGCCCGGGTGCTCATGATGAGCACCAACAACATCCTGAGCCCGGCCAACGGCCAGCCCATCATCGTGCCCAACCAGGACATCGTGCTGGGCCTGTACTACATGACCCGCGAGCGTCCCCTGGTCCAGGGCGAGGGCAAGATCTTCTCCGACGAGGCCGAGGTGATCATGGCCTACGACGCCGGCGCGGTGAGCCTGCACGCGGCCATCGAGGTTCGCATAGGCGGCCAGCGGATGCGCACCACGGTGGGGCGGGTGATCCTGTCTCAGGTGCTCCCCGAGGAGCTGGGCTTTGACGCGGTGAACCTGGTCATGGACAAAAAGGCGCTCAAGGAGCTGGTGGGCAAGTGCTACCGCACCGCGGGCACCAAGGCCACGGTCATCCTTTCCGACCGCCTCAAGGACATGGGCTACAAGTTCGCCACCAAGAGCGGGCTGAGCATCTGCGTGGCCGACATGGTGATCCCCCACCGCAAGCAGGAGATCATCGACCAGGCCATGGCCGAGGTGCAGGAGATCGAGAAGCAGTACAAGGACGGCATCATCACCGACGGCGAGAAGTACAACAAGGCCGTGGACATCTGGGCCAAGGCCACCGAGGACGTGGCCGCGGAGATGATGGATGAGATCTCCACCGACGTGGTTTCCTCGCCCGAGGGCCAGGAGGTCACCACCGACAGCTTCAACCCCATCTACATGATGGCCGACTCCGGGGCCCGTGGCTCCAAGGACCAGATGAAGCAGCTGGCGGGCATGCGCGGCCTGATGGCCAAGCCCTCCGGCGAGATCATCGAGACCCCCATCACCGCCAACTTCCGCGAGGGGCTGACGGTGTTGCAGTACTTCAGCTCCACCCACGGCGCCCGCAAGGGCCTGGCCGACACGGCGCTCAAGACCGCCAACAGCGGTTATCTGACCCGCCGCTTGGTGGACGTGAGCCAGGACGCCATCGTCACCGAGATCGACTGCGGCACCATCGACGGCATCGAGGTGGAGGCCCTGCGCGAGGGCGGCGAGGTGATCCAGCGGGTGGGCGAGCGCGTCTTGGGACGCACCGCCTTGCGCGACATCACCGACCCCCTCACCGACGAGGTCTTGATCAAGGCCGGCGACGAGATCGACGAAACCGGCGTGGCCATGCTGGAAGAGGCGGGCGTGGAAAAGGTGGACATCCGCTCGGTGCTCACCTGCGAATCCCGCCGGGGCGTGTGCTCCAAGTGCTACGGCCGCGACCTGGCCCACTCCAAGCCCGTGGACGTGGGCGAGGCGGTGGGCATCATCGCCGCCCAGAGCATCGGCGAGCCCGGCACCCAGCTGACCATGCGCACCTTCCACATCGGCGGCGCCGCGGCCAAGGCCGTGGAGCAGTCCCGCGTGGAGGCGCGCTATCCGGGCAACGTGAAATACATCAACCTGTCCACCGTGGAGAGCGAAGAAGGCTACCGGGTGGTGATGAACCGCAACGGTGAGCTGGCCATCATGGGCGAGGGCGGCCGCGAGCGCGAGCGCTACAAGATCCCCTACGGCGCGCGCCTGAACTACGGCGACGGCGACAGGGTGTCGGCAGGGGACATGGTGGCCCAGTGGGACCCCTACACCAGCCCCATCCTCACCGACGTCAACGGCGAGGTCAAATTCGGCGACATCTTGGAGAACGTGACCATGACCGAGCGCTTCGACCCGGTCACCGGCCGTTCCACCAAGGTCACCGTGGAGTCCAAGAACCAGGATCTCAGGCCCCGCATCTCCATCAAGATGCCCGGCACCTCCAAGACCACCGACCTGGGCGGCGGCCGCGGCGACGCCCGTTACCTGTTGCCCGTGGGCGCCATCATCATGGTGGCCGAGGAGCAGACGGTAAAGGCCGGCGACGTGCTGGCCCGCATCCCGCGCGAAACCACCAAGACCAAGGACATCACCGGCGGTCTGCCCCGCGTGGCCGAGCTGTTCGAGGTGCGCAAGCCCAAGGAGTGCGCGGTCATCACCGAGATCGACGGCGTGGTGGGCTTCGGCAAGCAGACCAAGGGCAAGCGCAAGGTCACCGTCACCCCCGAGGTGGGCGAGGAACGCGAATACCTCATCCCCAAGGGCAAGCACGTCACGGTGCACGAGGGCGACTTCGTGCGGGCCGGCGAGCCCCTCATGGACGGCTCCATCAACCCGCACGATATCCTTAGAGCCCGTGATATCAAGGCCTTGGCCCGCTACCTGGTGGACGAGGTGCAGGAGGTCTACCGCCTGCAGGGCGTGAAGATCAACGACAAGCACATCGAGGTGATCGTGCGCCAGATGCTTCGGCGGGTGCGGGTGACCGACCCCGGCGAGAGCAACTTCCTGTTGGGCGACCAGGTGGAGAAGTGGCGTTTCGAGACCGAAAACCAGCGCCTGATCACCGAGAACCTGCGCCCGGCCTCGGCCGAGCCCATGCTCTTGGGCATCACCAAGGCCAGCCTGTCCACCGACAGCTTCATCAGCGCGGCCAGCTTCCAGGAGACCACCAAGGTGCTCACCGAAGCGGCCATCGCCGGCAAGGTGGACGAGCTCAAGGGATTGAAAGAAAACGTGATTATGGGTCGCTTGGTGCCCGCGGGCACCGGCTTGCCCCAGTACCGCGACATATTCATTCCCCATGCCGAGGCGCCGCCGTCTGAGATGGGCGTGGCCCGTTTCACCGACGACGAGGTCCTGAACTCGCTTAGCGAAGAGAGCGGCGGGACCGGCGTGGAGGCTACCCTGGTGCCCCGAGAGATCAGCGACGGCGAGGTCGCCGGCTAA
- the fusA gene encoding elongation factor G — translation MARTVPITRQRNLGLMAHIDAGKTTTTERILFYTGVSHRLGEVHDGQAVMDWMAQEQERGITITSAATTCFWKDHRINIIDTPGHVDFTIEVERSLRVLDGVIAVFCAVGGVQPQSETVWRQADRYGVPRIAFINKMDRVGADWRRCVEMIHTRLGARPLPLQLPMGEGENFGGVVDLITGEALTWDEASQGMTVNRGPVPAELAEEYQTLRTELIDTVCEFDDELMERYLEGEELSPAEIAAALRKGVLASAVVPVLMGSAFKNKGIQPLLDSVIAYLPSPTEVKAIVGQDPQGEPSERPADDDAPFAALAFKLMSDPYVGHLTFLRVYSGRLNSGDSVLNANKDKRERVGRLLKMHANQREEISEVGAGDIVAVVGLKNVATGDTLCDSNHPVVLESLFVPEPVVAVAIKPASQPMVEKLGLALKRLADEDPSFRVDYDNETNQTVIRGMGELHLEIIVDRLLREFKVAAEVGAPQVAYRESITREAEAEGRYVKQSGGRGQYGHVKLRISPAEAGSGVIFTEKIVGGTVPKEYFTAIERGIREACQKGVLAGFPLEDVEVTLYDGSYHEVDSNERAFMIAASMGLKAAAAKAGAQLKEPIMKLEITTPEEYMGDVMGDLSSRRGRVASMESRPGVQVVNATAPLAGMFGYAGDLRSATQGRATFSMEFSHYDPVPASMAQEVIERAREEREARQRGLAA, via the coding sequence GTGGCACGCACCGTTCCCATAACCCGCCAACGCAACCTGGGCCTGATGGCCCACATCGATGCGGGCAAGACCACAACCACCGAGCGCATCCTGTTTTACACCGGGGTGAGCCATCGGCTGGGAGAGGTGCACGACGGTCAGGCCGTGATGGACTGGATGGCCCAGGAACAAGAACGGGGCATCACCATTACCAGCGCCGCCACAACCTGTTTCTGGAAGGACCACCGCATCAACATCATCGACACCCCCGGCCACGTGGACTTCACCATCGAGGTGGAGCGCAGCCTGAGGGTTTTGGATGGTGTTATCGCGGTGTTCTGCGCGGTGGGCGGAGTGCAGCCCCAGTCCGAGACGGTGTGGCGCCAAGCCGACCGCTACGGGGTGCCCCGCATAGCCTTTATAAATAAGATGGACCGCGTGGGCGCCGACTGGCGCCGTTGCGTGGAGATGATCCACACCCGCCTGGGCGCCCGCCCGCTGCCTTTGCAATTGCCCATGGGCGAGGGCGAAAACTTCGGCGGCGTGGTGGATCTTATCACCGGCGAGGCCCTGACCTGGGACGAAGCTTCCCAGGGCATGACCGTCAATCGCGGTCCGGTCCCCGCCGAGCTGGCCGAAGAGTATCAGACCCTGCGCACCGAGCTCATCGACACGGTGTGCGAGTTTGACGACGAATTGATGGAGCGCTACCTGGAAGGCGAAGAGCTTTCCCCGGCCGAGATCGCCGCCGCCCTGCGCAAGGGCGTATTGGCCTCGGCGGTGGTGCCCGTGCTCATGGGCTCGGCCTTTAAGAACAAGGGCATCCAGCCCCTGTTGGACTCGGTCATCGCCTATCTGCCTTCGCCCACCGAGGTCAAGGCCATCGTGGGCCAGGACCCCCAGGGCGAGCCCAGCGAGCGCCCGGCCGACGACGACGCCCCCTTCGCCGCCCTGGCCTTCAAGCTGATGAGCGACCCCTACGTGGGTCACCTGACCTTCCTGCGGGTCTACTCCGGCCGCCTCAACAGCGGCGACAGCGTGCTCAACGCCAACAAGGACAAGCGCGAGAGGGTGGGCCGCCTGCTGAAGATGCACGCCAACCAGCGTGAGGAGATCAGCGAGGTGGGCGCCGGCGACATCGTAGCCGTGGTGGGCCTCAAAAACGTGGCCACCGGCGACACCCTGTGCGACTCCAACCACCCCGTGGTCCTGGAGAGCCTGTTCGTGCCCGAGCCGGTGGTGGCCGTGGCCATCAAGCCCGCTTCCCAGCCCATGGTGGAGAAGCTGGGCCTGGCCCTCAAGCGCCTGGCCGACGAGGACCCCAGCTTCCGGGTGGACTACGACAACGAGACCAATCAGACCGTTATCCGGGGTATGGGCGAGCTGCACCTGGAAATCATCGTGGACCGCCTCCTCAGGGAGTTCAAGGTGGCCGCCGAGGTGGGCGCCCCCCAGGTGGCCTACCGCGAGTCCATCACCCGCGAGGCCGAGGCCGAGGGCCGCTATGTGAAGCAGAGCGGCGGCCGGGGCCAGTACGGTCACGTGAAGCTGCGCATCTCCCCGGCCGAGGCGGGCAGCGGCGTTATCTTCACCGAGAAGATCGTGGGCGGCACGGTGCCCAAGGAGTACTTCACGGCCATCGAACGCGGCATCCGCGAGGCTTGCCAAAAGGGCGTTCTGGCCGGCTTCCCCCTGGAAGACGTGGAAGTGACCCTGTACGACGGTTCCTACCACGAGGTGGACTCCAACGAACGCGCCTTCATGATCGCGGCCTCCATGGGCCTCAAGGCGGCGGCGGCCAAGGCCGGCGCCCAACTCAAGGAGCCCATCATGAAGCTGGAGATCACCACCCCCGAGGAGTACATGGGCGACGTTATGGGCGACCTGAGCTCCCGCCGGGGCCGGGTGGCCTCCATGGAGTCGCGTCCCGGGGTGCAGGTTGTAAACGCCACCGCGCCTCTGGCCGGAATGTTCGGCTATGCCGGAGACTTGCGTTCGGCCACCCAGGGCCGGGCCACTTTTAGCATGGAATTTTCTCACTACGACCCGGTGCCCGCTTCCATGGCCCAAGAGGTCATCGAACGGGCGCGCGAAGAACGCGAGGCCCGGCAACGCGGCCTGGCGGCTTGA